One genomic segment of Chitinophaga sancti includes these proteins:
- a CDS encoding MmcQ/YjbR family DNA-binding protein, protein MNIEQFRDFCLALPGVTEEFPFGEETLVYKVMGKMFTLTSLDSFESINLKCDPEIAVELRERYDGVSPGYHMNKKHWNTVDVHAGISDKLIYQWIRDSYDLVVESLPKKTKEELKNK, encoded by the coding sequence ATGAATATTGAACAGTTCCGTGATTTTTGCCTCGCCCTGCCGGGTGTCACAGAAGAGTTTCCCTTTGGTGAAGAAACACTTGTGTACAAGGTGATGGGAAAAATGTTTACACTCACCAGCCTCGATAGTTTCGAAAGCATCAATCTCAAATGCGATCCTGAAATCGCTGTAGAGCTGCGCGAACGCTATGATGGTGTCTCACCGGGATATCATATGAACAAGAAACACTGGAATACTGTCGATGTACATGCCGGTATTTCTGATAAGCTGATCTATCAGTGGATCAGGGATTCATATGACCTCGTAGTAGAATCATTACCCAAAAAAACAAAAGAAGAATTGAAAAATAAATAA
- a CDS encoding FKBP-type peptidyl-prolyl cis-trans isomerase, which translates to MIKKALLLGALGVISLNGFAQKRSKKNKDKEQTVVPVAPLLQTKIDTVSYGIGQDIGNTLKTQGLDSLNLNVLRHAIEDALKDTTLVAKEIANMSISNYLQQIKAEKMQKNKEAGEKFLAENKTKPGVVALPSGLQYQILKEGNGPKPTAADKVKTHYHGTLIDGTVFDSSVERGQPISFPVGGVIKGWTEALQLMPVGSKWRLFIPADLAYGERQAGPKIGPNSALIFDVELLDIEK; encoded by the coding sequence ATGATTAAAAAAGCCCTATTATTGGGAGCACTCGGCGTCATATCCCTGAATGGATTTGCGCAGAAAAGATCTAAAAAGAACAAAGACAAGGAGCAAACTGTTGTTCCTGTAGCACCATTATTGCAGACTAAGATCGACACCGTAAGCTATGGCATTGGTCAGGATATCGGCAATACCCTCAAGACACAGGGTTTGGATAGCCTGAACCTGAATGTACTGAGACATGCGATCGAGGATGCACTGAAGGATACAACGTTAGTAGCAAAAGAAATAGCAAATATGAGTATCAGTAATTATCTCCAACAGATAAAAGCGGAAAAGATGCAAAAGAACAAAGAAGCAGGTGAAAAATTCCTGGCAGAGAATAAGACCAAACCAGGGGTAGTAGCACTACCTAGCGGTTTACAATACCAGATTCTGAAAGAAGGTAATGGTCCAAAACCAACCGCGGCAGATAAGGTAAAAACACATTATCATGGTACCCTGATCGACGGGACTGTGTTTGATAGTTCTGTAGAAAGAGGTCAGCCTATCTCCTTCCCCGTGGGTGGAGTAATTAAGGGTTGGACTGAGGCGCTGCAGTTGATGCCTGTAGGTTCTAAATGGAGGTTGTTTATACCTGCTGATCTTGCTTATGGTGAACGCCAGGCAGGGCCGAAGATCGGACCAAATAGCGCACTGATTTTTGATGTGGAATTATTAGACATCGAGAAGTAA
- a CDS encoding chorismate synthase produces MNSFGRLFRVNVFGESHGASVGVNIDGVPAGIPLKQEDFLPDLDRRKAGAKGTTPRKEDDLPYIKSGVFNDHTTGAPITILFENNNTRSTDYEKLREFPRPGHADFVATHKYGGFEDYRGGGHFSGRLTLNLVAAGVIAKKILGESIKVTATLKEVAGLPDAAQGLEAAIAAKDSVGGIVECVVEGLPIGLGEPFFDSVESCIAHAVFAIPAIKGIEFGAGFAAAKMKGIEHNDAILDASGKTATNNAGGVVGGITNGNPLVFRVAVKPTSSTPKEQHTLNIKSGQVEAFSVKGRHDLCIALRVPVVLEAVAAMALADLMMVEQRSPRVWK; encoded by the coding sequence CGCTAGTGTAGGCGTGAATATTGACGGTGTACCGGCAGGTATTCCGCTGAAGCAGGAAGATTTCCTGCCAGACCTGGACAGGCGCAAAGCGGGCGCCAAAGGCACCACACCGCGTAAGGAAGATGATCTGCCTTACATCAAATCAGGCGTTTTCAATGACCATACAACTGGTGCGCCGATTACAATTTTGTTTGAGAACAACAATACGCGTAGTACTGACTATGAGAAGCTGCGTGAGTTTCCACGTCCCGGTCATGCAGATTTTGTAGCTACACATAAGTATGGTGGCTTTGAAGATTACCGTGGTGGCGGACACTTTAGCGGCAGGCTTACACTGAACCTGGTAGCTGCTGGTGTAATAGCCAAGAAGATATTGGGGGAAAGCATTAAGGTAACAGCAACTTTGAAAGAAGTGGCAGGATTGCCTGATGCAGCGCAGGGACTGGAAGCAGCGATTGCTGCAAAAGACTCTGTAGGTGGTATCGTAGAATGCGTGGTAGAAGGGCTGCCAATCGGATTGGGAGAGCCTTTCTTTGACTCCGTAGAGTCTTGTATTGCACATGCGGTGTTTGCTATTCCGGCAATCAAAGGCATTGAGTTCGGTGCAGGGTTTGCTGCGGCAAAGATGAAAGGGATAGAGCATAACGATGCGATACTGGATGCCAGTGGGAAGACTGCTACAAATAATGCGGGTGGTGTAGTAGGGGGTATTACCAACGGGAATCCTTTGGTATTCCGTGTGGCGGTGAAACCTACTTCAAGCACGCCTAAGGAGCAGCATACATTGAATATTAAGAGTGGACAGGTAGAGGCTTTTAGTGTGAAGGGAAGACATGATTTGTGTATAGCGCTGAGGGTACCGGTGGTGTTGGAAGCTGTGGCGGCGATGGCGCTGGCAGATTTGATGATGGTGGAGCAGCGGAGTCCCAGAGTGTGGAAATAA
- a CDS encoding CocE/NonD family hydrolase, with protein MKRILWLFVVIIAFHSKVKAIDTDSLWMYEHYTKKEVYIPMRDGVKLFTSIYIPKDNTEKHPFLMTRTPYSCSPYGDKEFRPFYARYTNTYLHEGYIMVIQDVRGRWMSEGTFMDVRPYNPAKKGKNEIDEASDTYDTIDWLVKNIANNNGKVGVFGTSYPGFYSTMAALSGHPALKAVSPQAPVTDWYHGDDFHHNGAFFISDAFSFYSGFGQPRPKPTTVGPTSFKYFTSEDNYEFYLKTGALPNFSKLMGDSIAFWNDLMNHGDYDAWWKARDVRQYLKGIQPAVLTVGGVFDAEDCFGAWNTYKAIEKLSPDASNRIVMGPWYHGQWGSNDGTHLGNVHFDSNTSEYYQDNIEVPFFNYYLKGKGASPDIAEATVFFTGENQWRKFRQWPPANVQAQSIYMQANGKLDFSKPLGGNSFSEYVSDPAKPVPYTQDVHFDRTINYMTDDQRFAERRPDVATFSTDVLTEDITLAGPLTAKLVVSTSGTDADFIVKLIDVFPYDFKYEDKAPSEHRRVPSSTYPMGGYEMLVRGEIMRGKYRESFEKPVPFTPDAPVNIDFSLPDVAHTFKKGHKIMVQVQSSWFPLVDRNPQVFTDIYHATDKDFKKATIRIYHDAGHPSAIELPVLK; from the coding sequence ATGAAACGGATCTTATGGCTGTTTGTGGTGATTATCGCCTTTCATTCAAAGGTAAAAGCCATCGATACAGACTCATTGTGGATGTACGAACATTACACTAAAAAAGAAGTATATATCCCTATGCGGGATGGTGTAAAACTGTTTACATCCATTTATATACCTAAAGACAATACAGAGAAGCATCCTTTTCTGATGACACGCACTCCTTACTCCTGCTCTCCTTATGGAGATAAAGAGTTCAGACCTTTCTATGCAAGGTATACCAATACATACCTGCACGAAGGCTATATCATGGTCATACAGGACGTGCGTGGCCGTTGGATGAGTGAAGGTACCTTCATGGATGTTCGTCCTTATAATCCGGCTAAAAAGGGCAAAAATGAGATCGATGAAGCAAGTGATACTTACGACACCATCGACTGGCTGGTGAAGAACATTGCCAACAACAATGGTAAAGTAGGTGTATTCGGCACCTCTTACCCCGGCTTCTACAGTACTATGGCTGCATTGAGCGGCCATCCAGCACTGAAGGCTGTTAGTCCGCAGGCACCGGTTACTGACTGGTACCATGGTGATGACTTTCACCACAACGGTGCATTTTTCATTTCAGATGCCTTCTCTTTTTACTCCGGTTTCGGGCAGCCAAGACCTAAGCCGACTACAGTAGGTCCTACCAGTTTTAAATACTTCACCTCAGAAGATAATTACGAGTTCTATCTCAAAACAGGTGCGTTGCCTAATTTCTCTAAATTGATGGGAGACAGCATTGCATTCTGGAATGACCTTATGAACCATGGCGACTACGACGCATGGTGGAAAGCCAGAGATGTAAGACAATACCTGAAAGGTATACAGCCTGCTGTACTGACAGTTGGTGGTGTCTTCGATGCAGAAGACTGCTTCGGTGCATGGAATACTTATAAGGCCATCGAGAAACTGAGTCCTGATGCCAGCAATCGTATCGTAATGGGTCCATGGTATCATGGTCAGTGGGGCAGCAATGATGGTACGCACTTAGGCAATGTTCATTTCGATAGCAATACATCTGAATACTACCAGGATAATATCGAAGTTCCCTTCTTCAACTATTACCTGAAAGGTAAAGGTGCATCACCTGATATCGCAGAAGCAACCGTGTTCTTCACCGGCGAAAACCAATGGCGCAAGTTCCGGCAATGGCCTCCTGCCAATGTACAGGCACAATCCATCTACATGCAGGCCAATGGCAAACTGGACTTCTCCAAACCCCTGGGTGGCAACAGCTTCTCTGAATACGTAAGCGACCCGGCTAAACCAGTGCCTTACACACAGGATGTACATTTCGATCGTACTATCAATTATATGACAGACGATCAGCGTTTTGCTGAGCGCCGTCCGGATGTAGCTACTTTTTCAACTGATGTATTGACAGAAGATATTACACTGGCAGGTCCGCTCACAGCGAAACTGGTAGTCAGCACCAGTGGTACAGATGCTGACTTCATCGTAAAGCTGATCGATGTGTTCCCTTATGATTTCAAATATGAAGACAAAGCACCCAGCGAACACCGCAGAGTACCATCATCTACCTATCCGATGGGCGGTTATGAAATGCTGGTAAGAGGCGAAATCATGAGAGGTAAATACAGAGAGAGCTTTGAGAAACCAGTTCCTTTCACACCAGATGCACCTGTCAATATAGATTTCTCCCTGCCGGATGTAGCTCATACATTTAAGAAAGGGCACAAGATCATGGTTCAGGTACAGAGCAGCTGGTTCCCGCTGGTAGATCGTAACCCACAGGTATTTACCGATATCTACCATGCTACAGACAAGGATTTTAAGAAGGCAACCATCCGTATCTATCACGATGCAGGCCATCCATCCGCTATAGAATTGCCGGTGTTGAAATAA